From Vibrio tritonius, the proteins below share one genomic window:
- the malT gene encoding HTH-type transcriptional regulator MalT, whose translation MWIPSKLSQPEHQNNTIERPRILELLTQAAQSKLVLFRSPAGYGKTTMVLDWLNHNEQVGWFSIDESDNDSYRFVNYFVRALNKASNNSCLDTQMLVERHQYASLTALFASLLAELDNFQQHAYLVLDDYHQINNDELHEAMRFFLKHVSHHITIVITSRVLPPLGTANLRVRDQMIEVNHQQLAFDVDETIRFMQLRTGEKLSENCASRLCEYIEGWPSALQLVALQNKQSNTANWLNDLKSPPAGSSHFQLADYSLQSLPLDHAHLWDYLMEEVFSRIDPATQTFLMQCSVLEYFTASMASTITGCSDSLSKIEQLIRSGLFIWPMSTIPAHHRGKEEWFRFHHLFAEFLNHQRKAKMANKEAKLHRLAAQAWLEEHNPNLALCHASFAQDIAVQTEILKHYGWAMFNQGALEALEHGINALDEDTLYREPSLCLMQAWLAQSQHRYDEVESLLQQADHHMQRLDVHPTEKEQAEFNALKAQIAINQNQPESALSLAEQALSVLDSTIYQSRIVATSVVGEVNHVLGDLSRGLSMMQQTEKLARQYQVYPQALWAMAQQSEILLAQGYSQAAYDIQDTALLFIQEHQLQQLPLHEFLLRIRGQLLWCWNRLDEAQEAAYKGLDVLGDEMNSKHLHCYSLLALIALTRGEMDKAGRFIDEIQQRLQTSTYHVDWTAHASLVQLLYWQNNDDQQSIQQWLENADCPAHGSNHFTQLQWRNIARAHMALGQFSQAQAALDFIQNEAQHYQLTTDTNRNWVVQAGLAQRQKKKALATQALEHALTLTVQNGMMGNYLLDSEELAPALERALQSTKLSDIARHRGSQILQNMLNVRNKRSIHFDEDFIHQLMNRTDTPEMIRKSPLTQREWQVLGLIYSGLSNEQIAQEMDVAGTTVKTHIRNLYQKLNISNRRQALTTAEKLVEMMGYA comes from the coding sequence ATGTGGATCCCTTCAAAACTGAGTCAACCAGAACATCAAAATAACACTATCGAGCGGCCCCGCATTCTTGAGTTATTAACCCAGGCTGCCCAATCCAAATTAGTGTTGTTTCGCTCACCAGCAGGCTATGGCAAAACCACCATGGTGTTGGACTGGTTGAATCACAACGAACAGGTAGGTTGGTTCAGTATTGATGAAAGTGATAACGACAGTTATCGCTTCGTTAATTATTTCGTTAGGGCATTAAATAAGGCATCCAACAATAGCTGCTTAGACACTCAGATGCTGGTGGAGCGACATCAATATGCTTCTCTCACTGCCTTATTCGCATCGTTGCTTGCTGAACTCGATAATTTTCAACAGCATGCTTATCTGGTTCTCGACGATTATCATCAAATTAATAATGATGAACTGCACGAAGCAATGCGTTTTTTCCTCAAACATGTCTCACACCATATTACTATCGTGATCACTTCACGGGTTTTGCCTCCGCTTGGCACAGCGAATTTACGTGTTCGCGACCAGATGATTGAAGTCAATCACCAGCAACTGGCGTTTGATGTCGACGAAACCATTCGTTTTATGCAGTTACGTACAGGAGAGAAACTCTCGGAAAACTGCGCGAGTCGGTTGTGTGAATACATCGAGGGTTGGCCTTCAGCCTTGCAATTGGTAGCGTTACAAAACAAACAATCGAATACCGCAAATTGGCTAAACGATCTTAAGTCACCACCAGCCGGATCCTCTCACTTTCAACTGGCAGACTATTCATTACAATCTTTACCTTTAGATCATGCCCATCTGTGGGATTACCTGATGGAAGAAGTGTTTTCACGTATCGATCCTGCTACCCAAACGTTTTTGATGCAGTGCTCGGTACTGGAATATTTCACGGCGAGCATGGCGTCAACAATCACGGGATGTTCTGATTCCCTTAGCAAAATTGAACAGCTAATTCGCTCAGGCCTGTTTATATGGCCAATGTCGACCATTCCCGCACACCATAGGGGCAAAGAAGAGTGGTTTCGTTTTCATCATCTTTTTGCAGAATTTCTTAACCATCAACGTAAAGCCAAAATGGCCAACAAAGAAGCTAAATTACACCGTTTAGCCGCCCAAGCTTGGCTTGAAGAACACAATCCCAACCTAGCCCTTTGCCATGCCAGTTTTGCTCAAGATATAGCAGTCCAAACAGAGATTCTGAAACACTATGGTTGGGCCATGTTCAATCAAGGCGCATTAGAAGCTCTTGAGCATGGGATCAATGCCTTAGATGAAGACACCCTCTACCGAGAACCCTCACTGTGTTTAATGCAAGCTTGGCTCGCCCAAAGCCAGCATCGTTATGACGAAGTAGAAAGTCTACTGCAGCAAGCCGATCATCACATGCAGCGTTTAGATGTGCATCCAACCGAAAAAGAACAAGCCGAATTTAACGCCTTAAAAGCGCAAATCGCCATTAACCAAAACCAACCCGAATCGGCACTCTCCCTTGCAGAGCAAGCATTAAGTGTTTTGGACAGCACCATTTATCAAAGCCGCATTGTCGCGACATCGGTCGTTGGTGAGGTGAACCATGTGTTAGGCGATTTGAGTCGCGGCTTATCCATGATGCAACAAACGGAAAAACTCGCTCGTCAATATCAGGTGTATCCACAAGCACTTTGGGCAATGGCACAACAAAGCGAGATATTATTAGCGCAAGGCTATTCACAAGCCGCCTACGATATCCAAGATACTGCCCTGCTCTTTATCCAAGAACATCAGTTACAGCAATTACCCTTGCATGAATTTTTACTGCGTATCCGCGGTCAGTTACTTTGGTGTTGGAATCGTCTCGATGAAGCACAAGAGGCGGCTTATAAAGGGCTCGATGTACTTGGAGATGAAATGAATAGTAAGCACTTACATTGCTATTCATTACTGGCGCTTATTGCTCTGACACGCGGTGAGATGGATAAAGCAGGACGCTTTATTGATGAAATCCAGCAACGATTGCAAACCTCCACCTATCATGTCGATTGGACCGCGCACGCTTCCTTAGTGCAGCTGCTTTATTGGCAAAATAATGACGATCAACAATCCATTCAGCAGTGGCTAGAAAACGCCGACTGCCCAGCGCATGGCTCCAACCATTTCACCCAGCTACAGTGGCGAAATATCGCTCGCGCTCATATGGCACTTGGACAGTTTAGCCAAGCGCAAGCAGCACTCGACTTCATTCAAAACGAAGCACAACACTACCAACTCACCACCGACACCAATCGAAACTGGGTGGTGCAAGCAGGGCTTGCCCAAAGGCAAAAGAAAAAAGCATTAGCCACTCAAGCACTGGAACACGCACTCACACTGACGGTGCAAAATGGCATGATGGGCAATTATCTGCTCGATAGCGAAGAACTTGCTCCCGCGCTGGAACGGGCGTTACAGAGCACCAAGTTAAGCGATATTGCTCGACATAGAGGCAGCCAGATACTCCAGAATATGTTAAATGTGCGAAATAAGCGCTCTATTCACTTTGACGAGGATTTTATCCACCAGCTAATGAATCGCACGGATACTCCGGAAATGATACGAAAGAGCCCACTGACGCAGCGAGAATGGCAAGTATTGGGGCTTATCTACTCAGGACTGAGTAATGAACAAATCGCACAAGAAATGGATGTCGCAGGTACGACGGTGAAAACGCATATTCGTAACTTATATCAAAAGCTGAATATCTCGAACCGACGTCAAGCACTGACAACAGCAGAAAAGTTGGTGGAAATGATGGGCTATGCCTAA
- a CDS encoding glycogen/starch/alpha-glucan phosphorylase, with protein MKPTQKYPFDKALFQNNVKRHLNATYATTVEHASTHAWYLAMARALAELTMFNLLETEQDPQIVKAKSLNYLSLEFLIGRLTGNNLISLGLYEPVAEAMEGLGQNLTDLLEEERDPSLGNGGLGRLAACYMDSCAALEYPTVGYGLHYEYGLFKQSFDHCHQKESPDAWQGIEGYPWEVARPEFKQDIGFYGHVEVTHVDGEEKRNWVPGMLIQAMPWDLPIVGYENDTVYPLRLWEARAIAPFSLESFNNGNYFEAQHALIDADNITKVLYPNDNHEKGKTLRLMQQYFHSAASIRDILRRHINAGFSIEELPEHETVQLNDTHPTIAIPELMRIFIDEKGLSWDKAWSICSRTFAYTNHTLLPEALETWDEGLIQRLLPRHMEIIYEINRRFLLEVSAKWPGDVSKQQKLSIIQDGFHRMVRMANLCVVGSYAVNGVAALHSELVKRHLFPEFHELYPTRLQNVTNGITPRRWLKFCNPGLSDLISEKIGDQWPSDLDQLQRIANYADDEAFQKRFMEVKKENKERLAAWVKEHMDITLDTNAIFDVQIKRLHEYKRQHLNMLHILSLYHRLKTDPTFDMQPRVVFFAAKAAPGYHLAKEIIYAINKIAEKINADTSINDKLKVVFVPDYRVSMAEIIIPAADVSEQISTAGKEASGTGNMKLALNGALTIGTMDGANVEIREEVGDDNIYIFGLDIDGVHELRSQGYNPYDFYQADPLLKASLDLLIGEEFTPGEPGKLRATYDSLLNGGDPYLVLADFASYVDAQQQIDQDYRDAAGWAKKAIMNTAQMGKFSSDRSIRDYVNQIWQLTPVKR; from the coding sequence ATGAAACCGACTCAAAAGTACCCCTTTGATAAAGCGCTATTTCAAAACAACGTTAAGCGTCACCTCAATGCAACCTACGCAACGACGGTAGAGCATGCATCAACTCACGCGTGGTATTTGGCAATGGCCCGTGCTTTGGCTGAACTCACCATGTTCAACTTGCTGGAAACGGAACAAGATCCGCAGATCGTCAAAGCGAAAAGCCTCAATTACCTATCGTTAGAGTTTTTGATCGGTCGTTTAACGGGGAATAACTTAATCAGTTTAGGTTTGTATGAGCCGGTCGCTGAAGCGATGGAAGGGTTAGGACAAAACCTGACAGACTTGTTAGAAGAGGAGCGTGATCCCTCCCTTGGTAATGGTGGTTTAGGACGACTAGCCGCCTGTTATATGGATTCTTGCGCGGCATTGGAATACCCCACGGTTGGTTATGGTTTGCACTACGAATATGGTTTATTTAAACAATCGTTTGACCATTGCCATCAGAAGGAATCGCCAGACGCTTGGCAAGGGATTGAAGGGTATCCATGGGAAGTGGCTCGTCCAGAATTTAAGCAAGACATCGGTTTTTATGGCCATGTTGAAGTGACCCATGTCGATGGTGAAGAGAAACGTAACTGGGTGCCAGGTATGCTGATTCAAGCCATGCCATGGGATCTGCCCATTGTAGGCTATGAAAATGATACGGTTTATCCACTGCGTCTTTGGGAAGCAAGAGCCATTGCACCTTTCTCGCTAGAGAGCTTTAACAACGGCAACTATTTTGAAGCGCAGCACGCTTTGATCGACGCCGATAACATTACTAAGGTATTGTATCCCAACGATAACCATGAAAAAGGCAAAACGTTGCGCTTAATGCAGCAATACTTTCACAGTGCTGCTTCTATTCGCGATATTTTACGCCGACATATCAATGCAGGTTTTTCGATTGAAGAATTGCCTGAACATGAAACCGTACAACTAAATGATACGCACCCAACCATCGCAATTCCTGAATTGATGCGTATCTTCATCGATGAAAAAGGGCTTTCATGGGACAAAGCGTGGAGCATTTGTAGTCGTACTTTTGCCTATACCAACCACACTTTGTTACCCGAAGCATTAGAAACGTGGGACGAAGGCTTGATTCAGCGTCTATTGCCGCGCCATATGGAAATTATCTATGAAATCAACCGCCGTTTCTTACTTGAAGTGAGCGCGAAATGGCCGGGGGATGTGTCAAAACAGCAAAAACTATCGATTATTCAAGATGGCTTCCACCGAATGGTACGCATGGCCAACTTATGTGTGGTCGGTTCTTATGCGGTGAACGGCGTTGCCGCTTTGCACTCCGAGTTGGTTAAACGGCATCTGTTCCCTGAATTTCATGAGCTGTATCCAACTCGCTTACAGAATGTGACTAACGGGATCACGCCACGACGTTGGCTGAAGTTCTGTAACCCTGGGTTATCTGATCTGATCTCAGAAAAGATCGGTGACCAATGGCCATCCGATTTGGATCAACTGCAACGGATCGCCAACTACGCCGACGATGAAGCCTTCCAAAAACGCTTTATGGAAGTCAAAAAAGAAAACAAAGAGCGTTTAGCGGCATGGGTAAAAGAGCACATGGATATCACGCTAGACACCAACGCCATTTTTGATGTTCAGATCAAACGTCTGCATGAATATAAACGTCAGCATTTAAATATGCTGCATATTTTGTCGCTTTATCATCGTCTTAAAACCGATCCTACTTTTGACATGCAACCTCGGGTGGTGTTCTTTGCCGCCAAAGCCGCTCCCGGTTATCACTTGGCTAAAGAGATCATCTATGCAATTAACAAAATTGCCGAGAAGATCAATGCAGACACCAGCATCAATGACAAATTGAAAGTGGTCTTTGTCCCGGATTATCGAGTCAGTATGGCGGAAATTATTATTCCTGCTGCGGACGTTTCGGAACAGATCTCTACCGCAGGTAAAGAAGCGTCAGGGACAGGCAACATGAAGCTAGCCCTCAATGGGGCCTTAACCATAGGTACGATGGATGGGGCGAACGTCGAAATTCGCGAAGAAGTGGGCGACGACAATATCTACATCTTTGGTTTGGATATCGATGGCGTGCACGAACTTCGTTCTCAAGGCTATAACCCATACGATTTTTATCAAGCGGATCCATTACTCAAAGCGTCGTTAGATTTGTTAATTGGTGAAGAGTTTACCCCAGGTGAACCGGGCAAATTGCGGGCAACTTACGACAGCTTATTAAACGGCGGTGACCCGTATTTGGTATTGGCGGATTTTGCTTCGTATGTGGATGCGCAGCAACAGATTGACCAAGATTATCGCGACGCGGCGGGATGGGCGAAAAAAGCGATCATGAACACTGCGCAAATGGGCAAATTCAGTTCCGATCGTAGTATCCGTGATTATGTGAATCAAATTTGGCAGTTGACGCCGGTAAAACGTTAG
- the malQ gene encoding 4-alpha-glucanotransferase: protein MIDLNVLKQAAEQVNIADSYISAWGIHTDVKPEVIEGLLASLGYDTSSDEALLASVEKQHKSEVLEPVYVLHDDEPMDIGLHLAVGGRESDFQWYLLTEQGETYSGDVSQTLQRDERETNETLYFRLPVTLPLGYHQLTLTRKRRKAPYSATIIVAPRDCYKQPALLQGKKMWGPSVQLYTLRTQHNWGMGDFGDLKQLVADIASRGGDFVGLNPIHSLFPANPEAASPYSPSSRRWLNILYIDVSSVPEFSLSAQAQQCVGSPEFQSRLQKARETHWVNYTEVAQLKMSVLPLLYQEFRHRHLELNSERAQQFKEFVDTGGESLRQQAVFDALHAYVSAKQEHVWGWPAFPEEYRRYENADVQAYAEQNPEHVELYLYLQWVADAQIKEAQQLAIEKGMVVGLYRDLAVGVADSGSETWSDNGNVVLGASVGAPPDVLGPLGQNWGLPPLNPEKLRATGYQLFIQLLRRNMQHCGALRIDHVMGLLRLWWIPRGESATNGAYMYYPVKEMLAILALESHRQQCSVIGEDLGTVPEEMAQLLRDAGVHSYKVFFFETSKTDGGYISPAHYPAQSMATLCTHDMPTLRGFWHCEDLKLGGEIGLYPDKEQLQKLFDDRLKCKQGILDSVAWHGRLPEGVGRDAFHVPMDSYLSEALQLHVAAGASALLSVQLEDWLEMDQPVNIPGTVSEYPNWRRKLSLNLEQMFAKEEINRISLHLTETRQGASKQ, encoded by the coding sequence ATGATTGACTTAAATGTATTAAAACAAGCCGCTGAGCAGGTTAATATCGCCGACAGTTACATCAGTGCATGGGGAATACACACGGATGTTAAACCAGAGGTGATAGAAGGCTTGCTTGCCAGTTTAGGCTACGATACCAGCAGTGACGAAGCACTGCTGGCTTCTGTTGAAAAACAACATAAATCAGAGGTGTTAGAGCCTGTTTATGTTCTCCATGATGATGAGCCAATGGATATTGGGTTGCATCTGGCGGTGGGGGGGCGAGAGTCTGATTTTCAATGGTATTTACTGACTGAGCAGGGTGAAACGTATTCTGGTGATGTTTCTCAAACCTTGCAGCGGGACGAGCGAGAAACCAACGAAACGCTTTATTTTCGTTTACCCGTGACGCTGCCTTTGGGGTATCACCAACTTACCTTGACTCGTAAGAGACGCAAAGCTCCGTACAGTGCAACTATCATCGTCGCACCGAGAGACTGTTACAAACAGCCAGCACTACTGCAAGGCAAAAAAATGTGGGGGCCGAGTGTTCAGCTCTACACCTTGCGCACGCAGCATAATTGGGGAATGGGCGATTTTGGTGATTTAAAACAACTGGTTGCCGATATTGCGTCTCGCGGTGGTGATTTTGTTGGTCTAAACCCAATCCACTCACTCTTTCCTGCTAACCCTGAGGCGGCCAGCCCATACAGCCCATCATCTCGCCGCTGGCTGAATATTCTCTATATCGATGTTAGCTCCGTTCCTGAATTCTCTTTAAGTGCTCAAGCGCAGCAATGTGTCGGTAGCCCTGAGTTTCAATCTCGACTGCAAAAAGCCAGAGAAACTCACTGGGTGAATTACACAGAAGTAGCGCAATTAAAAATGAGCGTATTGCCTTTGCTGTATCAGGAGTTTCGTCATCGTCATTTAGAGTTAAATAGCGAGAGAGCACAACAATTTAAAGAATTTGTCGATACTGGTGGTGAGAGCCTGCGCCAACAAGCGGTCTTTGATGCCTTACATGCTTACGTGAGCGCGAAACAAGAACACGTTTGGGGCTGGCCTGCGTTCCCAGAGGAGTATCGACGTTATGAAAACGCCGATGTTCAAGCCTATGCAGAGCAGAATCCTGAGCATGTCGAGTTGTACCTTTACTTGCAATGGGTTGCCGATGCTCAGATTAAAGAAGCTCAGCAACTGGCTATTGAAAAAGGCATGGTGGTTGGTCTCTATCGTGATTTGGCGGTTGGCGTGGCCGATTCCGGTTCAGAAACGTGGTCGGATAACGGTAATGTGGTGCTGGGGGCAAGCGTTGGCGCTCCGCCTGATGTGCTTGGTCCGTTAGGTCAAAATTGGGGCTTACCGCCATTAAACCCAGAAAAATTGCGCGCGACAGGTTATCAGCTTTTCATTCAACTGCTGCGCCGTAATATGCAACATTGTGGTGCACTGCGTATCGACCATGTGATGGGATTACTGCGGTTATGGTGGATTCCACGCGGTGAAAGTGCCACCAACGGGGCATACATGTATTACCCGGTGAAAGAGATGCTGGCAATACTGGCGCTTGAATCTCATCGGCAGCAATGCAGTGTGATTGGTGAAGATTTAGGAACGGTGCCGGAGGAAATGGCGCAATTATTGCGTGATGCAGGAGTGCACTCCTATAAGGTGTTCTTTTTTGAAACGTCCAAAACCGACGGTGGGTATATTTCTCCTGCGCATTATCCAGCGCAATCGATGGCGACTTTATGTACTCATGATATGCCAACGCTGCGCGGTTTTTGGCACTGTGAGGATCTCAAGTTGGGTGGTGAGATAGGGCTCTACCCTGATAAAGAGCAGTTGCAGAAGCTATTTGATGATCGCCTCAAATGCAAGCAAGGTATTTTAGATTCCGTCGCATGGCATGGACGCTTGCCCGAGGGCGTAGGACGAGATGCATTCCATGTCCCGATGGATTCTTATTTGAGTGAAGCGCTGCAATTGCATGTGGCGGCCGGGGCGTCCGCTCTGTTGAGTGTGCAATTGGAAGATTGGCTTGAAATGGATCAACCCGTCAATATTCCCGGCACCGTGAGTGAGTACCCTAACTGGCGCCGTAAATTGTCACTCAATTTGGAACAGATGTTTGCCAAAGAAGAGATTAATCGCATTAGTCTGCATTTAACTGAAACGCGTCAAGGTGCATCAAAGCAATAG
- the glgB gene encoding 1,4-alpha-glucan branching protein GlgB gives MNIMKKPSKLQLAYHALEQASFSDSFGFLGPYVADESIALRVWMPGADKVEVLIEGEPRIPLESEWLGGFVLRSNRDLRFTHYRLAIDWAGTEQILDDPYQYHELYDEYEDLHTPVKMYHHMGAQFVSIQRDGREIQGTRFLVYAPNASACSVIGSHNEWDGRRTPMQRLDYGLWGIFIPDLPEGSQYKFEIKGPNGEGLPHRADPWGFYAEQYPSFASVTYDHRRYHWHDQKWQQREVTEKRKQPLSFYELHVGSWRRGDNNRFLNYRELADQLVPYLMGMGYTHVELMPIAEYPFYGSWGYQPVGLFAPTSRFGNPDDFKYFVDKCHQANIGVVLDWVPAHFPSDSHGLANFDGTPLYHDPDPRRGWHQDWNSYIYDMGKEHVRRFLVSNALYWFEQFHIDGIRVDAVASMLYLDYSRSHDQWIPNVDGGRENYDAIAMLKWMNEEVYRHFPNAMTIAEESTAYPGVSTPTFLGGLGFGFKWNMGWMHDSLQYMHEDPINRKYHHNTITFPLIYAHSENYVLSLSHDEVVYGKQSLIYKMPGDEWQQTANLRAFFGYMYGQPGKKLNFMGAEFGQTSEWQHDDQLQWFLLDFARHKGLHKLMHDLNHIYRNEPALYQLDNEPRGFEWRLSDAANASVLAHERMGENGERILIVTNFTPVPHERFRLGMPNAGNYQLILNTDDRRYDGSDFMVRSQLQTEKTESEGLPDSLLLRLPPLATLYYKYQA, from the coding sequence TTGAATATAATGAAAAAACCGTCAAAGTTGCAGCTAGCGTATCATGCGTTAGAACAGGCCAGTTTCTCTGACTCGTTTGGCTTTCTTGGTCCTTATGTGGCAGATGAGTCAATAGCGCTACGTGTATGGATGCCGGGTGCTGATAAAGTCGAAGTGCTGATTGAGGGCGAACCACGTATTCCACTGGAGTCGGAATGGCTCGGTGGTTTTGTATTGCGTTCCAATCGCGATTTGCGGTTCACGCACTATCGCTTGGCGATTGATTGGGCGGGAACTGAACAAATTCTTGATGATCCTTACCAATATCATGAACTCTATGATGAGTACGAAGATCTGCACACGCCCGTGAAAATGTATCACCATATGGGCGCGCAGTTCGTTTCTATTCAGCGCGATGGTCGAGAAATTCAAGGTACTCGTTTTTTGGTTTATGCGCCCAACGCCTCTGCTTGCAGTGTGATCGGTTCACATAACGAATGGGATGGCCGAAGAACGCCGATGCAGCGTCTTGATTACGGTTTATGGGGCATTTTCATTCCAGACCTCCCTGAAGGTTCGCAATACAAATTTGAAATCAAAGGCCCTAATGGTGAAGGTTTGCCTCATCGCGCCGACCCGTGGGGTTTTTACGCCGAACAATACCCTTCTTTTGCTTCAGTGACCTACGATCACCGCCGTTATCACTGGCATGATCAAAAATGGCAGCAAAGGGAAGTGACGGAAAAACGTAAGCAGCCACTCTCGTTTTATGAGCTGCATGTGGGCTCATGGCGCCGTGGCGACAACAACCGTTTTTTAAATTATCGAGAATTGGCGGATCAACTCGTCCCATACTTGATGGGGATGGGCTATACCCATGTTGAACTGATGCCGATTGCTGAATACCCATTCTATGGTTCTTGGGGCTATCAACCTGTTGGGCTGTTCGCGCCAACCAGTCGTTTTGGTAACCCAGACGATTTTAAATATTTTGTCGATAAATGCCATCAAGCCAACATTGGCGTGGTACTTGATTGGGTGCCGGCACACTTCCCATCAGACAGCCACGGTTTAGCCAATTTTGATGGTACGCCGCTCTATCACGACCCTGATCCGCGTCGTGGCTGGCACCAAGACTGGAACTCCTACATCTACGATATGGGTAAAGAGCATGTGCGTCGTTTCTTAGTCTCGAATGCTCTGTATTGGTTTGAGCAGTTCCATATCGACGGTATTCGAGTCGATGCGGTGGCTTCGATGCTCTATCTCGATTACTCACGCAGTCACGACCAGTGGATTCCTAACGTGGATGGCGGACGTGAAAACTACGATGCCATCGCGATGCTCAAATGGATGAACGAAGAAGTGTATCGCCATTTCCCAAATGCCATGACCATTGCTGAAGAATCAACAGCCTATCCGGGAGTTTCTACTCCGACATTTCTTGGTGGGCTAGGCTTTGGTTTTAAATGGAACATGGGCTGGATGCACGACAGTTTGCAATACATGCATGAAGACCCTATAAACCGTAAATATCACCACAATACGATTACCTTCCCACTGATTTATGCGCACAGCGAAAATTATGTGCTGTCTCTTTCTCATGATGAAGTGGTGTATGGCAAGCAGTCTCTTATCTATAAAATGCCCGGCGATGAGTGGCAACAAACCGCTAATCTGCGTGCGTTCTTTGGTTATATGTATGGCCAGCCCGGCAAGAAACTGAACTTTATGGGGGCTGAATTTGGTCAAACCAGCGAGTGGCAACATGACGACCAGCTGCAATGGTTCTTGCTTGATTTTGCTCGGCATAAAGGCCTCCACAAATTAATGCATGATCTTAACCACATTTATCGTAATGAGCCTGCGCTTTATCAATTAGACAATGAACCGAGAGGGTTTGAATGGCGACTGTCTGATGCGGCTAATGCGAGTGTGTTGGCGCACGAACGCATGGGTGAAAATGGTGAACGGATTTTAATTGTTACCAACTTTACGCCAGTGCCACACGAGCGTTTTAGATTAGGAATGCCGAATGCGGGCAACTATCAACTGATTTTGAATACCGATGATCGTCGTTACGATGGCAGCGATTTTATGGTGCGCAGTCAGTTACAAACTGAAAAAACGGAGAGTGAAGGTTTACCCGACTCATTGCTGTTGCGTTTACCACCGCTAGCGACGCTCTACTATAAGTATCAAGCTTAA
- a CDS encoding DJ-1/PfpI family protein, with amino-acid sequence MTHRVALLLAPGFEEAEAFMALDVLERLDISVTKIACHTEKTVTSYHNIKVLIDDLLCEKMDVLFDAVVIPGGPQGTDNLTANEDVIEFIRRHDQARKWICPICSAAAKVLGRHGLLKGRRYVCSGDLYQSVTDGEYVDAAVVEDGNLLSGKGLGLVFDFAFNVAHKLTGDTEQVRFHADHIYHQLTLLGDEA; translated from the coding sequence ATGACTCATCGCGTAGCCTTACTACTTGCCCCAGGTTTTGAAGAAGCAGAAGCCTTTATGGCGTTAGACGTATTAGAACGCCTTGATATCTCGGTCACTAAAATTGCCTGTCACACGGAAAAGACCGTCACCAGTTATCACAATATCAAGGTACTTATCGACGATCTACTCTGTGAAAAAATGGATGTCCTGTTTGATGCCGTTGTCATTCCCGGTGGACCGCAAGGCACGGATAACCTCACGGCCAATGAGGATGTAATTGAATTTATTCGCCGCCATGACCAAGCAAGAAAGTGGATTTGTCCAATTTGTTCAGCAGCCGCAAAAGTGCTCGGGCGTCACGGGTTACTCAAAGGTCGTCGCTATGTCTGCTCTGGAGACCTTTACCAAAGCGTAACCGACGGTGAGTATGTCGATGCAGCGGTAGTAGAAGATGGCAATTTACTTAGCGGTAAAGGGCTGGGGTTAGTATTTGATTTTGCTTTTAACGTTGCGCATAAGCTAACTGGCGATACCGAACAGGTACGTTTTCATGCCGATCACATTTATCACCAACTTACTCTGCTTGGCGATGAAGCATAA
- a CDS encoding Hcp family type VI secretion system effector: MPTPCYISIEGQTQGLITAGACTADSIGDSFVEGHEDEMLVQQFDHIVTVPTDPQSGQPSGQRVHKPFKFTVSLNKAVPLLYNALASGEKMSSVTLKWYRTSIEGKQENFFTTTLENASIVDIQCEMPHCQDPAKSDFTQNLTVSLTYRQITWDHINAGTSGSDDWRKPVEA; the protein is encoded by the coding sequence ATGCCAACTCCATGTTATATCTCTATCGAAGGTCAAACTCAGGGTCTTATCACTGCTGGTGCGTGCACAGCAGATTCTATCGGTGACTCATTTGTTGAAGGTCACGAAGATGAAATGCTGGTTCAGCAATTTGACCACATCGTTACTGTACCAACTGATCCTCAATCTGGTCAGCCTTCTGGTCAGCGTGTTCACAAGCCATTTAAATTCACAGTGTCTTTGAACAAAGCTGTTCCACTACTGTACAACGCGTTAGCTTCTGGCGAAAAAATGTCTTCTGTAACGCTAAAATGGTACCGCACTTCTATTGAAGGTAAACAAGAAAACTTCTTTACTACCACTCTAGAAAACGCGTCTATCGTGGACATTCAATGTGAAATGCCACACTGTCAAGATCCTGCAAAATCTGATTTTACTCAAAATCTAACGGTTTCATTAACTTACCGTCAGATCACTTGGGACCATATCAATGCTGGTACTTCAGGTTCTGACGACTGGCGTAAGCCTGTCGAAGCGTAA